A single genomic interval of Pyrus communis chromosome 5, drPyrComm1.1, whole genome shotgun sequence harbors:
- the LOC137733277 gene encoding peroxisomal membrane protein 11B-like: MNDTVDKLVIFLAKRDGIDKLVKTFQYISKIAHWHAEAKNPEIAQRAKQWEVASGLSRKAFRTGRFLTGFNALRRSPGSTPTLRFLAVLANAGEMVYFFFDHFLWLSRIGTLSPNLAQKMSFISAFGESFGYVFFIVLDFIALKEGVEAEKVAALEDTSAETKSESLRKIRGDRVMRLMAVAANVADLVIGIADIEPNPFCNHAVTLGISGLVSAWSGWYRNWPS, translated from the coding sequence ATGAACGACACAGTTGACAAACTTGTTATCTTCCTGGCAAAGAGAGACGGCATTGACAAGCTTGTCAAAACCTTCCAATACATCTCCAAGATTGCGCACTGGCACGCCGAGGCCAAAAACCCCGAAATCGCGCAGCGAGCCAAGCAGTGGGAAGTTGCCTCCGGGCTTAGCCGGAAGGCCTTTCGAACGGGTCGGTTTCTCACGGGATTCAATGCGTTAAGAAGAAGCCCTGGATCAACCCCTACGCTTCGGTTCCTAGCTGTTCTTGCTAATGCAGGGGAGATGGTCTACTTCTTTTTCGACCATTTTCTCTGGCTGTCCAGAATCGGGACTCTGAGCCCGAATCTGGCGCAAAAGATGAGCTTTATATCGGCGTTTGGTGAGTCGTTCGGGTACGTTTTCTTCATCGTTTTGGATTTCATTGCGCTGAAAGAGGGTGTGGAGGCAGAGAAGGTTGCTGCCTTGGAGGACACGTCTGCAGAGACGAAGAGCGAGAGTTTGAGGAAGATTAGGGGTGATAGAGTGATGAGATTAATGGCAGTAGCGGCTAATGTTGCGGATTTGGTCATCGGAATTGCGGATATCGAGCCTAATCCATTCTGTAATCATGCAGTCACTCTTGGGATTAGTGGTTTGGTGTCTGCGTGGTCTGGTTGGTACAGAAACTGGCCTTCATAA
- the LOC137734059 gene encoding uncharacterized protein — translation MDAQRALLDELMGAARNLTEEERRGYKEITWDDKEVCGAYMVRFCPHDLFVNTRSDLGPCPKLHDPKLKESFEESPRHDAYVPKFEADLAHFCEKLVMDLDRRVKRGRERLAQEVEPAPAPPLSAEKSEQLSVLEEKIKNLLEQAEALGEAGKVDEAEALMRKVDVLNSEKTALAQPQNDKVLMLAQEKKMALCEICGSFLVANDAVERTQSHVTGKQHIGYGMVRDFIAEFKESKEKAREEERLAREKEAEERRKQREKEEENRRRSNSSDRDRYRDRDRDRERDRYRERDLDRERSREWNGRSSRDGGRGVDRRSKNGRDGGRDRYRDRSRSRSPVRHSHRR, via the exons ATGGATGCTCAGAGAGCTCTGCTGGACGAACTTATGGGCGCAG CTCGTAATTTGACGGAGGAGGAGAGAAGGGGGTACAAGGAAATTACTTGGGATGATAAGGAGGTTTGTGGAGCCTATATGGTTCGATTTTGTCCCCACGATCTCTTCGTTAACACTCGAAGCGATCTAG GACCTTGCCCTAAACTACATGACCCAAAGTTGAAAGAAAG ttttgaagaGTCCCCACGGCATGACGCTTATGTGCCCAAGTTTGAAGCTGATCTTGCTCACTTTTGTGAGAAATTG GTGATGGATTTAGATAGAAGAGTAAAGCGTGGGCGAGAACGCCTTGCTCAGGAGGTGGAACCTGCACCAGCACCTCCACTGTCAGCTGAAAAGTCTGAACAGCTCTCTGTTCTGGAGGAAAAGATAAAGAACTTACTGGAACAAGCAGAGGCTCTAGGTGAAGCTGGAAAGGTGGATGAAGCTGAAGCACTGATGAGAAAG GTGGATGTGCTCAATTCTGAGAAGACAGCATTGGCTCAGCCCCAGAATGATAAAGTGTTGATGCTGGCACAGGAGAAAAAAATGGCACTTTGTGAGATCTGTGGTTCATTTCTAGTGGCCAATGATGCTGTAGAGAGAACTCAGTCTCATGTTACAGGGAAGCAGCATATTGGTTATGGCATGGTTCGTGATTTTATCGCTGAGTTCAAG GAATCCAAGGAGAAGGcaagggaagaagaaaggtTAGCGAGGGAGAAAGAGGCAGAAGAACGGAGGAAACAGAGggagaaggaagaggagaatAGAAGGAGAAGTAATTCAAGTGATAGGGACAGGTACCGTGATAGAGATCGTGACAGGGAGCGGGACAGATATCGAGAACGAGACTTGGATCGTGAAAGGTCGAGGGAGTGGAATGGCAGAAGTAGTCGGGATGGAGGGAGAGGGGTGGACAGGAGGTCCAAGAATGGAAGAGATGGAGGCAGGGATAGGTACCGTGATCGAAGCAGGTCACGTTCCCCTGTTAGGCACAGTCACAGGAGGTGA
- the LOC137735606 gene encoding 23.6 kDa heat shock protein, mitochondrial-like encodes MASSLALRRLLSANRFAKSISVSTICPIAITRSPASKLFNTDALRSSDDDNNESDLNFDRRSGRHFSRRGDDFFSDVFVPFSPRPNLSHVLNLMDQFSENPVLSATRGVGEAGLRLGWGARQTEDALHLRFDMPGIGKEDVKVSVEHNILSIKGEGGKEDNVGEEEAPPRRYNTGIGLPEKMFKTDSIKAEMKNGVLKVVVPKVKEEERADVFHVKVE; translated from the coding sequence ATGGCTTCCTCACTTGCCCTCCGCCGCCTCCTCTCCGCTAACCGCTTCGCCAAGTCCATCTCCGTCTCCACCATCTGCCCAATCGCCATCACCCGCTCCCCCGCTTCCAAGCTCTTCAACACCGACGCTCTCCGCAGCTCCGACGATGACAACAATGAAAGCGACCTCAACTTCGACCGCCGCTCCGGCCGCCATTTCTCTCGTCGAGGCGACGATTTCTTCTCAGATGTGTTCGTTCCGTTCTCGCCGAGGCCCAACCTGAGCCACGTGCTGAACCTGATGGACCAGTTCTCGGAGAATCCCGTCCTCTCGGCGACACGTGGCGTCGGGGAGGCGGGGCTTCGCCTAGGCTGGGGTGCGCGGCAGACGGAGGACGCTCTGCATCTCCGATTCGACATGCCTGGGATCGGGAAGGAGGACGTGAAGGTCTCGGTGGAGCACAACATCCTGAGCATCAAGGGAGAAGGCGGGAAAGAAGACAACGTCGGAGAGGAAGAGGCGCCGCCGCGGAGGTACAACACCGGGATCGGGCTGCCGGAGAAGATGTTCAAGACGGACAGTATCAAGGCGGAGATGAAGAACGGCGTGCTGAAGGTGGTTGTTCCGAAGGTGAAGGAAGAGGAGAGGGCCGACGTCTTCCACGTGAAGGTCGAGTAG